CTTGGTCTTCAGTGCGATTATCATGTTCAGAACGTTGTTGTATATCTTGCTGAGCTACAGGAGTACCTTCTAGGAGtatcttagtctcagactccgtatcaggaacctggtcagataagtcagcaGCTGGAacttcctcacgttgaagtccattctgtccaagATGTGCGGGATCAATAGCTCGAACAGATGATACACCTTTAGGGAGTGCTTTAGCTCTAGCTTCTCTATCACTAGTAGCGGCCTTAACATCAGGTATACGTTCAAGAGCATTATTAACCAGTCTAAGAGCCAACTTCAGCTCCTCAGATAGGTTATGAGCTAGATCTGCTACAGTAAATCCAGCTATACCTAATCCAAACTCGGTAAGAGGACCAATCACATTCAATAGTTCTTGTTCAAGATATTCTACGGGTTTATTACCGCAAGAACCTCCAGGAccaggagtagtagaaaGAGGAGCAATAACTTGAGGTTCTGGAGTAGGAGGTCTTTCATCTTCGGGGATTTATTCAGCCTCTTCTTTAAGTCGTCtttccttctcttccttaCACTCAATCTGCAACTTATTCTTAATACTGTCTAGAGTTGTTACAAGGTTACTAGCTTTATCCGGAGGATCATTCCCTAGTCCATTCTCCACTACCCActtattttcattcttatcctcattcttgtaccactTATGATCTTTTCCGCCATTACTGCCAACATAAATCAGAAGAGGTGTTTTGGTAGCTGGATCATCAGGGTTATTTTCACACTTGGAGAAAAATGCTATTACCTCCATAACATCCCATATTGGAAAGGATCCCACTTGAAGTTCGGCCGGTCCATTAGTGAACCCAGTTATAGTGAATGTCTTTCCTTCTCCATAGGTGTGCCTCCTGGCTTTGTATCCAGTTGGTACATAATTACTGTAATCAGTAACTTGCACATTCTTAGGACAGACGTTATTTTTGCAGTCCATAGTATCACAGTACtgatttttatattcactCTCCTCGGTAATGTCTATATCTACTGGATGGAAGAGCTTGCACTTGTGTTCTTGAAGTCTGAGTGTAAGTTCAGCTTGAGATAATTTTATCAAACCATCACCATCTTCAGGCGCTATCATAGTCCACTCCTTGTTATGttcctttccatcatttccAGCCGGAACTTTCATACCTCCAAAGTCCCCTACGGCAACTTCCATAAGCAGGGGTTTCCTATGATCATTGTCTTTTGCCCAATAGTAGACGGAAAGATCCCTGGTTAGACTATTGAGTGTAAGGGCTTTCCCATCATCTTCAAGGCTAACCTTTCCGTATCTAATTGATCCTGCATTTTCATCGTATTTGTGTGTATACTTTTTATATCCAGGGACATCATCATCCTCATTTTTAACAACTTCAACCTTGGTCTGACCACACGGACAGTTATAACTATCTTTTGCATGAATGTTGACAGAatgaagatggtaaagagTACAAGTGAGACCATTGAGCTTATTGGTAAATTCAGAATTTGTTTGGTTCTTTACTGGGATTTGCTTAGTCCCAAAAGTAGGAGTAATATCACTCCACTTTACGTTATTTTCAGTGCTGATATTTTCATAGAGGTAATGCAATCCTCCGTAATACAGCCTTAGGAAAAGAGGCTTTTCAATTGTTTCCGGATCGTTCTCATATTTTGTGTGGTAATAGATCGTAGCTTCTACGAGATCCCCCTTATCAGCTTCGATAAGTTTTCCTCCATAGTGGAGTGGACCTATAGCGGTTCCATTTTTACTTTTGTGAGTGATGTAACCATATTCAGAAAGGTTACCTACAAACCCACGCTCTACGACtaaatcttccttttccgTACAGATTGTATCACATTTCCTGGAGATGTCAATCCCCTTGTTCATCCTCCGTCATCGAATATATCTAGACTCATTCTTGAATTTACATACTAAATTAGATGGGAGGATATATCCGTACTATAGTAGATCCTTAATAGTCGTTCATTacattccattcatcctccctcacaagtagctcaccgtcagatAGTGCCCATAAACAGTCATTCACACAACACCAAAAGATAGTTGCT
This region of Theileria equi strain WA chromosome 1, complete sequence genomic DNA includes:
- a CDS encoding hypothetical protein (encoded by transcript BEWA_030410A) is translated as MNKGIDISRKCDTICTEKEDLVVERGFVGNLSEYGYITHKSKNGTAIGPLHYGGKLIEADKGDLVEATIYYHTKYENDPETIEKPLFLRLYYGGLHYLYENISTENNVKWSDITPTFGTKQIPVKNQTNSEFTNKLNGLTCTLYHLHSVNIHAKDSYNCPCGQTKVEVVKNEDDDVPGYKKYTHKYDENAGSIRYGKVSLEDDGKALTLNSLTRDLSVYYWAKDNDHRKPLLMEVAVGDFGGMKVPAGNDGKEHNKEWTMIAPEDGDGLIKLSQAELTLRLQEHKCKLFHPVDIDITEESEYKNQYCDTMDCKNNVCPKNVQVTDYSNYVPTGYKARRHTYGEGKTFTITGFTNGPAELQVGSFPIWDVMEVIAFFSKCENNPDDPATKTPLLIYVGSNGGKDHKWYKNEDKNENKWVVENGLGNDPPDKASNLVTTLDSIKNKLQIEYERPPTPEPQVIAPLSTTPGPGGSCGNKPVEYLEQELLNVIGPLTEFGLGIAGFTVADLAHNLSEELKLALRLVNNALERIPDVKAATSDREARAKALPKGVSSVRAIDPAHLGQNGLQREEVPAADLSDQVPDTESETKILLEGTPVAQQDIQQRSEHDNRTEDQGPLGAGPDKAEMELEEKPKDEANHAESTELGGKKPVKEEDDVAKVEEYPSRTKEIQFPDQKDLSEESQDPRELKTVPKGDEDAAQPEARKISVSFPPGIRGHGPQARDTQKPNPQDIKTTISVTTGILGTSALACFTGWKLYNRYKGDPWVRQI